A part of Candidatus Saccharibacteria bacterium genomic DNA contains:
- a CDS encoding YggT family protein: MNEQRQTTEVRETNVQDGATSVQRQTVHQSARADGRVVASRVVWYIVGFILVLLGLRVLLYLLGANQGSGFVDFIYAISSVFAAPFYGIFAQPAYGKSVLDSASLVAMVVYALVGWGVAKLFTLNSTHDE, from the coding sequence ATGAATGAACAACGACAAACAACAGAAGTACGTGAAACCAATGTGCAAGATGGTGCAACCAGTGTCCAGCGTCAGACAGTTCATCAGAGTGCACGCGCTGACGGCAGGGTAGTTGCTAGCCGTGTTGTGTGGTATATCGTCGGCTTTATTCTAGTACTGCTTGGGCTAAGGGTGTTGCTATACCTACTTGGCGCCAACCAGGGTTCAGGTTTTGTTGACTTCATTTATGCCATCAGCAGTGTGTTTGCAGCACCATTTTATGGTATCTTTGCTCAGCCCGCTTATGGTAAGTCGGTGCTTGATAGTGCTAGTTTGGTCGCAATGGTCGTGTATGCCCTTGTGGGTTGGGGGGTTGCAAAACTATTCACACTGAATAGTACGCACGACGAATAA
- a CDS encoding non-canonical purine NTP pyrophosphatase (HAM1-like protein;i t is suspected that this protein functions to remove nonstandard bases such as xanthine or inosine), translating into MYFITGNAGKFREASAFIDGLQQLDIDLTEPQSLDPREVIEFKLLEARKHHTGGFIVEDRSLYLDGLNGFPGPLIKWMLKSVGQQGIYNLCRDIRNMRAHAKTVIGYSDATGHIKYFEGDIGGDIVLPAGEYGFGWDQIFKPDGFEETFGEMGQEFKGKFSMRSLAFKQLREYLDGNILQKLKNTLQ; encoded by the coding sequence ATGTATTTCATCACAGGCAACGCAGGCAAGTTTCGGGAAGCGAGTGCCTTTATCGACGGGCTGCAGCAGCTCGATATCGATCTCACAGAGCCACAGTCACTCGATCCGCGGGAGGTAATTGAATTTAAACTACTTGAAGCGCGCAAACATCACACTGGCGGGTTTATTGTCGAAGACAGGTCGCTCTACCTCGACGGGCTCAATGGTTTTCCCGGTCCACTTATCAAATGGATGCTTAAAAGTGTCGGGCAGCAAGGCATTTACAACCTGTGCCGCGATATCCGCAACATGAGAGCGCATGCCAAAACGGTCATCGGTTATTCTGACGCCACCGGACATATTAAATATTTTGAGGGAGACATTGGCGGGGATATTGTGTTGCCCGCGGGTGAGTATGGTTTTGGTTGGGACCAGATATTTAAACCTGATGGTTTTGAAGAAACGTTTGGCGAAATGGGGCAGGAGTTCAAGGGCAAATTTAGTATGCGGAGTCTCGCGTTTAAGCAGCTGCGAGAGTACCTTGATGGTAACATATTGCAAAAGCTTAAAAACACTTTACAATGA
- a CDS encoding NAD(P)/FAD-dependent oxidoreductase, producing the protein MAKKAHFDYDLIVIGSGAGGSAAATIAAREGKRVAIIEADTFGGDSPNWSDVPTKALLHAAQLYDETRHGARFGLRSAALGFNYPSIRAWKELAVKRTGAAGNKKFYEAQGITTFEGTAHFLSPHEVTVNRRHLSAANFIVATGSHWVAPDIQGLADVGYLTPRSILEAIRPPKSLYIIGAGTIGVEIAQLMAIFGTKVYLAEIAARLLPKEDEEVGELMEQLLQETKGVMSLTQTRTLSVVKDGLGAKVTYLRGGVEKSVRVDEVLIATGRTPTTDLGLENASITYTPVGIEVNEHLQTSAKHIFAAGDVLGHSRHTHMALHESRVAAHNILMKNKVTPDYTASPRLTFTFPGVASVGLSEDDCLKRDLRINKAVAPLGMIARSNTSDFRDGFVKVVTDKKGVILGATVVAPHAAEIIHELALAVKYGLTASQVAATPHAFLSWSEAVRVACGKLAK; encoded by the coding sequence ATGGCAAAAAAAGCTCATTTTGACTACGACCTTATTGTCATCGGCAGTGGCGCCGGTGGCTCTGCTGCAGCGACAATTGCCGCACGTGAGGGTAAAAGAGTTGCCATCATCGAAGCCGATACTTTTGGTGGTGATAGCCCAAACTGGAGTGATGTGCCCACCAAGGCTTTGCTCCATGCGGCCCAGCTCTACGACGAAACACGGCATGGCGCACGATTTGGTCTTCGTAGCGCAGCACTCGGCTTTAACTATCCCAGCATCCGCGCCTGGAAAGAGTTAGCCGTCAAACGCACCGGTGCAGCCGGCAACAAAAAGTTCTATGAAGCACAAGGCATTACTACATTTGAGGGTACTGCTCACTTTCTATCTCCCCATGAAGTCACCGTCAATCGTCGACACCTGTCTGCGGCTAATTTCATCGTTGCTACCGGCTCGCATTGGGTCGCTCCCGACATTCAGGGTCTAGCTGATGTCGGCTACCTGACGCCGAGGAGTATCCTTGAGGCAATTCGGCCACCTAAGAGTCTGTATATTATTGGAGCCGGCACGATTGGTGTTGAGATAGCACAGTTGATGGCAATTTTTGGGACGAAAGTCTACCTGGCCGAAATCGCCGCACGGCTTCTGCCCAAAGAAGATGAGGAAGTTGGAGAGCTCATGGAGCAGTTGCTCCAAGAAACAAAGGGCGTGATGTCACTGACCCAAACCCGTACGCTTTCTGTCGTGAAAGACGGGCTCGGTGCCAAAGTCACATACCTACGCGGCGGTGTCGAAAAAAGCGTACGAGTCGACGAAGTGCTCATCGCTACTGGACGAACTCCTACTACCGATCTGGGACTCGAAAATGCTTCTATCACCTACACACCAGTTGGTATCGAGGTGAATGAACACCTTCAGACGAGCGCCAAACATATCTTTGCTGCTGGCGATGTACTTGGCCACAGCCGTCACACGCACATGGCGCTGCACGAAAGTCGCGTAGCGGCCCACAACATCCTCATGAAAAATAAGGTAACACCTGACTATACTGCCAGCCCCCGACTCACCTTCACTTTCCCTGGCGTGGCAAGTGTAGGCCTCAGTGAAGATGATTGTTTGAAACGTGACCTCCGTATCAACAAAGCGGTCGCCCCGCTCGGCATGATTGCCCGCAGCAACACCAGTGATTTCCGCGACGGCTTCGTGAAGGTCGTCACTGACAAAAAGGGTGTCATACTTGGCGCAACCGTGGTTGCACCGCATGCCGCCGAAATCATTCACGAGCTAGCGCTGGCCGTAAAATACGGCCTCACCGCCAGCCAGGTCGCCGCCACGCCTCATGCCTTCCTCAGCTGGAGCGAAGCCGTTCGCGTCGCTTGCGGTAAGCTAGCAAAATAA
- a CDS encoding ParB N-terminal domain-containing protein, which yields MYDVHARPDGEIRYVDVQLVRVNPKKLRKLSQAKIARYLSDYDRGDTFPPIVVEDCGTFYTVRDGRHRFQAQLLAGFRQVAVSLYN from the coding sequence ATGTACGATGTTCATGCTCGCCCCGATGGCGAGATCCGTTATGTTGACGTCCAGCTGGTTCGGGTCAACCCGAAAAAGCTGCGCAAGCTGTCGCAGGCCAAGATTGCCCGCTACCTGAGCGACTACGACCGGGGAGATACCTTCCCGCCCATCGTCGTCGAGGATTGCGGCACGTTCTACACGGTCCGCGATGGCCGCCACCGATTCCAGGCCCAGTTGCTGGCTGGATTTCGCCAGGTCGCGGTGTCGCTCTACAACTAA